The sequence GTCGCGGCGCAGCCGAATGCAGGTGCGCCGGAGGTTCGGGACGGGGTAACGGTTTTTCCGGAAACGGCACGGGAGACGGCCGCTTACGCCGTGCGCTTCAAGGAAGCCGGTGTACGCATCCTGGGAGGATGCTGCGGCAGTACTCCGGATTATATCGCGGCGGCCCGCTCCAATCTGGAGCTGTAAACCCGGCGCATAAATTCAGACAAATCGCGGCGGGAGTTGCAACTGTTTTGCGGAACAGACAGTTGCAGCTTCAGCCGGCTCAATCGGACTCCGCCCGTCTGTTTGCCCGCACGCTGTAGTGCTCTTCATAATCTACCTGGAAACAACGAGGTGTCACGGCTTTGCGAAAACCGGAAAGCAACGGATTCTGGGCCTCGGTCAAGCCCCTTGGAATATATCTCCAGCCCCACCGCAAATGGTTCACCATCGGGCTGCTCTTCGCGTTCCTGACCAATTCGCTGGGTATGCTTTCGCCCCTGGTGATCAAGCTCGGTATCGATGCTATCGAGAAGAACAGAGGCGTCAGGATCCTGCTGCTGGCGGTGGCCGGCGTTGTAGCGCTCACGGCCGTCCAGGGCGTGTTCCGTTTCCTGATGCGCAAAATCCTGATCGGGATCAGCCGGAAGATCGAGTACAAGATCAGGGCCGATCTGTTCGACCATCTCCAGACACTCTCACTCTCGTTTTACCAGCACTCGCGGATCGGGGATATTCTCAGCCGGGCCACCAATGATCTCAACGAGGTCCGCATGCTGCTCGGCCCGGCGATCATGTACACGTTCCAGACCCTGGTAACGATTCTGTTCGCCCTGCCGGTGATGATGTATATCGACTGGAAGCTGACCCTGCTCAGTTTTCTGCCGCTGGTATTTGTGGCCATGAGCTACAACAAGATCGGCGCCATGGTCCATGACCGCTCAAAACAGGTCCAGCAGCAGTTGAGCGAAATTACCGCCAGGGTTCAGGAAAACCTGAGCGGCATGCGGGTAATCAAGAGTTTCACCCGCGAGGAGAGCGAGATAGCCCATTTCGACGAGATGAACCGTGAATACCTGGACCGCAACATGAGACTGGTAATTGTCTCCGGACTGCTGCGGCCGCTGATGAGCCTGCTGGCCGCACTTTCGATGCTGGTGGTGATGGGCTACGGCGGCCTGCTGATTATCCGCGGGACGATAACCCTAGGCGATTTCACGGCTTTCCTGCTGTACCTGGGGATGATGTACTGGCCGATGATCGCGATCGGCTTCGTGCTGAATATCATCCAGCGCGGACGGGCCTCGCTGGGCCGGATCATGGAGATTTTCGGCACCGCCAGCGATATCGCCGACCCCGTCGAACCCTCACCGGAAATCACCGGAGCCGATTCCGTGCGCGGCGATATCTCGATCCGCCACCTGACTTTCACCTACCCGGGCAGCGAACAACCGGTATTGAAGGATATCTCGATTGACGTTCCGGCCGGGAGCACGCTGGCGGTGATCGGACCGGTGGGCTGCGGGAAAAGCACCCTGTTGAACCTGATCCCGCGACTGTTCAACCCGGAAAAGGGCAGCGTATTAGTGGAGGGCGTGGACGTGCTGGACTGGCCGCTCAAGCTGCTGCGCGGTTCGATAGCCGCCGTGCCCCAGGACACGTTTCTGTTCTCGGTCAGTATCCGCGACAATTTCGCCTACGGGCTTGAGTCCGATCCGGGCGAGAAGCAGATCAGGGAAGCAGTGCGGATGGCGGGGCTGGAGGACGATATCGCCGAGTTTCCCAACCAGATCGACACCCTGCTGGGCGAGCGCGGGATCAACCTCTCCGGCGGCCAGAAACAGCGGACAACTATCGGCCGGGCGCTGATGCTCGATTCGCCGATCCTGCTGCTGGACGACTGTTTCAGCAGCGTGGACACCCAGACCGAGGACCGGATTCTGCGCTCCCTGAGCCATTTCTCCGGCAGACGGACCACGCTGATTGTCAGCCACAGGATCAGCACGATCAAGCACGCTGACCAGATTGTGGTGCTGGAGGACGGCCGAACAACCCAGCGCGGCACCCACGAGGAGTTGCTGGCACAGGACGGCTACTACGCCTCGCTCTACGAGAAGCAGCTGCTCCAGGAGAGGATCGAGAGGATAAGTTGAGGGGCGACAGTTTCATAACCGAAGACAAGATAACCGGCAAGGCCTACGACTCGCGCCTGGCCCGCAGGCTGTACCGCTACCTGCGGCCCAACATGAAGTTTGTCGTGCTCGGCGCGATCGCCCTGCTGGCCAGCTCCGGCTGCCAGCTGATCGAACCCTACCTGGTCAAGGTCGGTATCGACCGCTACATACTGCCCGGCGACACAAAGGGACTGGTTGGCCTGCTGTGGATCTACCTGGCGGTGGCTCTCGGCGATTTCATCTTCAGTTTCATCCAGGCGTATATCACCAACTACCTGGGTCAGAAAACGATGTACAATCTGCGGATGGATATTTTCGGCCACCTGCAGAGGCTCTCCCTGCGCTATTTCGACCGCAACCCCGTGGGCCGGCTGGTTACCCGCGCCACCAGCGACGTGGAGGTGCTGAACCAGCTGTTTTCCACCGGCCTGGTTACCGTGATCGGCGACCTGGCGATGATTGCCGGGATCATGTTGGCGATGCTGCTGCTGCACTGGAAGCTGGCCCTGCTCATATTCAGTATCCTGCCGGTGCTGCTGGTGGTCACGTTCTATTTCCGCGGCAAGCTGCGCGAGGCGTTCCGGCTGGTGCGGGCCAGGATCGCGCGGATCAACGCGTTCCTCCAGGAAGCACTCAGCGGTATAAGCGTGATCCAGTTGTTCAACCAGCAGGATAAAACGCGGGACAAATTCGATGTACTTAACGCGGAAAACATGGACGCCCACCTCAATACCGTGTTCTACTACGCGCTGTTCTTCCCGCTGATGGAGCTGATCGGGGCGTTCGCCACCGCAATTATCCTCTGGTACGGAGGAGTGAACGTGATGGAGGGTACGCTGACCTTCGGGGTGCTGGTGGCCTTTATCCAGTACTCCGGGAAATTTTTCCGGCCGATCAGCGACCTTAGCGAGAAGTACAACATCTTCCAGGCCGCCGCGGCCAGCAGCGAGCGTATATTCAACCTGCTGGACACCCGGCAGATCATCCCCGAACCCGACAGCCCGGTGTGGCTGGACCGGGTGGAAGGCCGCGTGGAGTTCCGCGACGTGCAGTTCGCCTACAACGAGGGCGAACCGGTACTCAAAGGGGTCGGATTTACCGTGGAGCCTGGAGAGAAAATCGCGATTGTCGGGTCAACCGGCGCGGGCAAGACCACGATTATCAACCTGCTGGCCCGGTTCTACGATATCCGGGGCGGGGAAATCACAATCGACGGGACAGATATCCGTAAGCTGAGCAAGAAGATGCTGCGCCAGAATATCGGCATCGCCCTGCAGGACGTGTTCATTTTCAGCGGAACGGTCAAGAGTAATATCGCCCTGGGCGAGGACGACCCCTCGATGGAGCGGATACTCGAAGCGTCGAAAGCGATCGGCGCCCACGGGTTTATCAGCCGTCTGCCGGGCGGTTACGACCACGTACTCACCGAACGCGGCTCCACGCTCAGCGTGGGCCAGCGCCAACTGCTCTCGTTCACCAGGGTGATGTACACCAGCCCGAGTATCCTGGTGCTGGACGAGGCGACCAGCAGCGTGGACACCCACACCGAGCATGTGATCCAGGCTGCCCTGGAACGGCTGATCACCGGCCGCACCAGCCTGGTGATCGCCCACCGGCTCTCCACAATCCGCCACGTGGACCGGATCCTGGTGATGCACCACGGCCGGATTGCCGAAACCGGGACCCACGAGGAGCTGCTGGCCAGGCGAGGGATTTATTTCAACCTCTACCAGTTGCAGTACAGGGACCAGGAAGTTGCCCTGCCCGAGGCGTGAGGCGGGCGCAGGCATTATTGAATTCAGTCCGCCATAAAAAACACGCGAGGGGATGCCAGATAACTGGGCGGACACACGGGTCCGCCCGCTTTTGCCTGCTGTTCCAAGCAATACACTACCCGCCCTTCTCCTGCTCCTCGATCATCTTTTTCACCCGGTCCTTCAACTTATCCGACCGCTCGTGCAGCTTGTTGAAATCCTTCCCGTCCCGGGCATACCCCAGCGCCCGCCTGGCCCGCAGAGGTTCATCACGGTGCACGTAGATCCTGGCAGTCCAGTAATGGGCCCAGGGAATCACCCAGTCCGGGTTGATCGGGTTCGAGATCAGGATTTCATGCACCACCTGGAACGCCTCGTCCATCTTGAGCAAGTTCACCTTGCTCTCCACCATCCGCAGCCGGCTGATCTCGAAGACGACTTCGTCGTAGCTGGCGATCCTGTTGTTGACCTTGGCCAGAATCGAGCGGTAAACCGCCTCGGCCAGCACCCAGCGTTCCAGCCTGCGGTAGCTGTCGGCCAGTTCCAGCTGGACCACCGAATTATCGGGGAACAGGTTGTGCAGTTTCTCGGCCGTTTCGAGGTACTTCTGCGATGCGTTCTCATCGGCCATGTAAATATCCAGCAGCACGAGCATGGCCCAGAGCCGGGAATCCCCGTTCTGCCCGGAGATTTCCTCCAGAGTCGCGAGCCCCCGTTCCCGGTTGCCGCGGGGGATGGTGAGGGTGAACAGCACCACCCGCTGCCAGATAGAGCTTCCCCCCCAGGTGGCGTCGAAGATGGCCTGCGGCAGGCGCGCATTGATATCCTCGGGGAAATGCCCGGCCAGCTGATCGGCGACATCCTTGGCGCCGCGGGTTCCCCAGCGCGATGAGATCTGGTAGCCGCGCAGGGCGCGGAATCTGGCCTTGAGCACAGCTGCCAAAGCACGGTAGTAGAGCGCATGACCGTAGCGCGGCGATTTCTTGTCCACATTTTCCGCGTGCTCGATACAGGCGTCCAGCGATTCGATCAAGGAATTATCGTACATCCTGTTTTCGGGATTGCGGGCGATAAACCAGCCATAGCAGTTGGCCCGCAGGAGGTAGGCTGCGTAGTTGTCCGGCTGCTCGGAAATCAGCGTTCCCACACTCCCGAAACTTTCGACCGCCATTCCACTGCAATTGAGCCAGACCAGTTCACGGATTTGATTGTCGAGAAACGGCCCGGCTGCCAGCGAAACCGGCCCGGCCAGCATCAGCAGGACACCCGCCAAGGACAACCAGCCCGTGTTCCGGACCCGGTCACGCAGACGGCATCCTGTCATCCTGACCGGCAGTTTGCATCTGGGGAGCATCGTATCTCCGGCTGAATTCCAGTCCATGCTGACTTAACTGGTTAATCCTGCGGCCGTTAACCCAAGCCGGGGTAAACCGTGTCTGGCCGGGGTCTGTACCCGCGAGGTGCGAGAAAGTGTCGCCTGGAGCAAAGATAAACGCTAAAGCGAAAAAAACAACTCGTGCGCGGGCAGTTATCGTTTGTTTTGCGGCCGGGATCAGTTATCGGATACCGCTGAAGGGCTGCTAAGAGTGGAGTACACCTGCCGAGGGAGGAAGTTCCCGTCAGCCGGTCGGATGGGGTTTTATTCGGCTTCCGGACTTTCGGTTCTGATTACGACTTCGCGGGTGCAGCGGAAGCCCACGTCGCTGTAAAGCTGGTCTAACTCACCTGCTCCGCGGAATGCTCCGCGGGTATAGTCGCCGGTGGTTTTGAACGATCCCCCGCGTTGTATCTTGTAATAACCGCGCGGGAAATACAGCAGTTCATAATCATAGCTTTCATAGGGTTCGAGCCGGTCCTCGACCCACTCCCAGACATTGCCGGCCAGGTCCATCACTCCGTATTCGTTGGTGCCGTTGACGTAGCTGCCGACAGGCATGGTGGTCCCCTTGCCGCTCTCCTTTGCGTTAGCCCTGTGGGGATAAAACTGATCTCCCCAGGGCCACTGGAACCCGTTGGCGCCGCGCGCGGCTTTCTCCCATTCGCGTTCGGTAGGCAGGCGCTTGCCGATCCAACCCGCATAGGCCTTGGCATCAAGCCAGGAGACATAAACAACCGGGTGGTCGCCCTTACCCTCGGGATAGGTGCCGTTCTGCCACATCAGCGGCGGGCTGTGGTCCGTGCCGGCGACAAAGTCGCGGTACTGGCGGTTGGTTACCTCGTAGCGGTCGATCAGGAATGAATCGAGATAGACCCAATTCTTGGGCAGTTCCCTGTTCAGCATATTGTTGCTCGAGAAATCAACTTTAACCTCGCCGATTTCCCGTTCGCTGCTGCCGCGGCTGAATTCCCCGGCCGGAATCATCACCATGTCGGCCTTGCTGATATTCTCTCTGCGCTGCATCGCTATCGAATCGTCGGGGAAGATATCCAGCAGCTTGAGATAATAAACCAGCGCTCCAGTCCAGTCCCGCTGCCTGTACTTTTCCTCCGCCACCGTGATATAATAGCGCGCCTGCTCCAGCCGCTTGCGGGCCTGGAGGCTTTCCTGGTCGATCTGGCGCTGCTGCTCGGCTTCGAGCGCGGCTCTCTGCCGCCTGATCCGGCGCAGGTCGGCCAGGAGCCGCTGCATATCGCGGCACAGCTCGATTCCCTCGGTGGCGGCGAGGTCGTTATACATATGTCGGTCGAGAATCCACTGGTAATAACGAATCGCCTTATCGAACTGGCCGTTCTGGTAGTACTGATACCCGATCGAATAGTAATAATCCGGCGGACGGCCCGGTTCAATGTCCACCAGGACAACCTCGCTCTCCACGTCGATCAGATCGATAATGTCCCAGATCAGCGGGTAGATCCGCTCCTGGGAGGGATCGATTTTCCTGATCCTGGCGTAATAGATCAGCGCGTATGTGAAATAGCCGTTATAGCTTTCCTGTTCGGCCCATGCATCGTAGTTGCGACCCATCTGACGCTTGAGTTCCTGGGCCAGCCTGTTGCCGGGATCGCGCTGGAGGAGCTCGTTGCAGACATTCAGGCAGTTGGCGCTGTCGGGTTCGGTGTAATGCTTGGCGGCGAAATAGTTGCGCGCGGCTTCCTCCAGCTCGGCGACAACGTCCACCCGCTGCAGGGAACGCGGACTGACAGTACCATCGATATCGACAAACTGCCCCACTCTGACACTGTCGGTCAGCTGTTGGGTAATCCGTGCCAGACAGCTTTCGTCCTCCACGCCGATTACCTGGATCCGCGCCACGTTAACTGTCTGCTTTTCCTCGTCGAACTTGAACACCCGGCCGCGCAATCCCTGGCGCACACCGTGAAGGGAGCCGAGATTGATCGCGACCACCTCGCCCATGATACCCGTCACCTTGCCCAGGCGGCTGCCTGCCGGCAGGGGACTTGTCGGCCCGGCTATCAGAAGAGCGAGTAACAGCCAGGGCGCGTATTTAGTCATCCCGTTGAGTTTCATGGCGACGCCGTTATTCCTGGTTCAGCTCCAGGTATTCGTTCTCGTAGAACTTATCCCACAAAGTGATTTCGTATTCCTTGCGTTTAACCGGTTTGGTACTGTCGTCCTTGACCGCCTTCTTACCCAGTTCCACCATTTTTACCAGCATCCGGAACTTGGCCTGACGCTCGGTAATCTCCTTATCGGCCAGGGCGTGACGGTAGCGGTTGTGGGCCATGCGGAACCAGGCTTTTTCCTTTTCCGGAGGCATGCCCTCCTCAACCTCCACCTCTTCCACTGATTCATCTTCCTGATTAACCGGCTGCTCCTCAGGTTTCTTTTTCTCCGGCCCGGTTTTTTCCCCGGCCTCGGCAGGCTTGTCCTCGAGACCGAGGATCATTTCCAGACCTTCGCCCTCGTCGTCCTCGTCGATATGGTACTCCACGGGTCCGGCGGTCAGCAGCTCGATCACTTTTTCCAGCTGCGGGATGCCGATCCCTTCCCTGACCAGATCGACCAGCAGGTTGAAATCGACTTTTCTGCGGACCAGCGGCAGGCGGTGGTCGAGGATCAGTTCCTTGCAGCGCAGCTTGCGCTCCCGCTCCAGCCGGTTTTTATGCTGATGGCGGCGCAGCCAGATCCAGCCGGCGAACAACAGCAGGACCAAGGCGCCGAATGTCCACATTTCAGTCGTGTCCATTGTCATCGCCGACCTCCGCGCTCTGGTGGCCCGTGTTGCCGGCCGCCGTAACTCCATCGGGCCGCTTGCTCTCGATATAATTGTGCAGCAGTCCGGCCAGCCTGCTTCCGACCTCGGCGTTGAACGGCAGAGTAAGCCGGTATGTGCCCGCCGCGGACTTAATGACCAGTTGACCCAGCAGCATCGTACCGCTGCCGGAGACGGTATCGGTGGCGATATCCTCCACAACCGCATATTCGAGCCTGTCGGTCCGGTGGCGGCCCAGTTCGATCAGCAGTGCA is a genomic window of Candidatus Glassbacteria bacterium containing:
- a CDS encoding ABC transporter ATP-binding protein, encoding MRKPESNGFWASVKPLGIYLQPHRKWFTIGLLFAFLTNSLGMLSPLVIKLGIDAIEKNRGVRILLLAVAGVVALTAVQGVFRFLMRKILIGISRKIEYKIRADLFDHLQTLSLSFYQHSRIGDILSRATNDLNEVRMLLGPAIMYTFQTLVTILFALPVMMYIDWKLTLLSFLPLVFVAMSYNKIGAMVHDRSKQVQQQLSEITARVQENLSGMRVIKSFTREESEIAHFDEMNREYLDRNMRLVIVSGLLRPLMSLLAALSMLVVMGYGGLLIIRGTITLGDFTAFLLYLGMMYWPMIAIGFVLNIIQRGRASLGRIMEIFGTASDIADPVEPSPEITGADSVRGDISIRHLTFTYPGSEQPVLKDISIDVPAGSTLAVIGPVGCGKSTLLNLIPRLFNPEKGSVLVEGVDVLDWPLKLLRGSIAAVPQDTFLFSVSIRDNFAYGLESDPGEKQIREAVRMAGLEDDIAEFPNQIDTLLGERGINLSGGQKQRTTIGRALMLDSPILLLDDCFSSVDTQTEDRILRSLSHFSGRRTTLIVSHRISTIKHADQIVVLEDGRTTQRGTHEELLAQDGYYASLYEKQLLQERIERIS
- a CDS encoding ABC transporter ATP-binding protein — encoded protein: MKFVVLGAIALLASSGCQLIEPYLVKVGIDRYILPGDTKGLVGLLWIYLAVALGDFIFSFIQAYITNYLGQKTMYNLRMDIFGHLQRLSLRYFDRNPVGRLVTRATSDVEVLNQLFSTGLVTVIGDLAMIAGIMLAMLLLHWKLALLIFSILPVLLVVTFYFRGKLREAFRLVRARIARINAFLQEALSGISVIQLFNQQDKTRDKFDVLNAENMDAHLNTVFYYALFFPLMELIGAFATAIILWYGGVNVMEGTLTFGVLVAFIQYSGKFFRPISDLSEKYNIFQAAAASSERIFNLLDTRQIIPEPDSPVWLDRVEGRVEFRDVQFAYNEGEPVLKGVGFTVEPGEKIAIVGSTGAGKTTIINLLARFYDIRGGEITIDGTDIRKLSKKMLRQNIGIALQDVFIFSGTVKSNIALGEDDPSMERILEASKAIGAHGFISRLPGGYDHVLTERGSTLSVGQRQLLSFTRVMYTSPSILVLDEATSSVDTHTEHVIQAALERLITGRTSLVIAHRLSTIRHVDRILVMHHGRIAETGTHEELLARRGIYFNLYQLQYRDQEVALPEA
- a CDS encoding formylglycine-generating enzyme family protein; the encoded protein is MKLNGMTKYAPWLLLALLIAGPTSPLPAGSRLGKVTGIMGEVVAINLGSLHGVRQGLRGRVFKFDEEKQTVNVARIQVIGVEDESCLARITQQLTDSVRVGQFVDIDGTVSPRSLQRVDVVAELEEAARNYFAAKHYTEPDSANCLNVCNELLQRDPGNRLAQELKRQMGRNYDAWAEQESYNGYFTYALIYYARIRKIDPSQERIYPLIWDIIDLIDVESEVVLVDIEPGRPPDYYYSIGYQYYQNGQFDKAIRYYQWILDRHMYNDLAATEGIELCRDMQRLLADLRRIRRQRAALEAEQQRQIDQESLQARKRLEQARYYITVAEEKYRQRDWTGALVYYLKLLDIFPDDSIAMQRRENISKADMVMIPAGEFSRGSSEREIGEVKVDFSSNNMLNRELPKNWVYLDSFLIDRYEVTNRQYRDFVAGTDHSPPLMWQNGTYPEGKGDHPVVYVSWLDAKAYAGWIGKRLPTEREWEKAARGANGFQWPWGDQFYPHRANAKESGKGTTMPVGSYVNGTNEYGVMDLAGNVWEWVEDRLEPYESYDYELLYFPRGYYKIQRGGSFKTTGDYTRGAFRGAGELDQLYSDVGFRCTREVVIRTESPEAE